The proteins below come from a single Nitrosospira sp. Is2 genomic window:
- a CDS encoding BON domain-containing protein, translating to MNDRLGLVTLILIAALSVAACGKSEEKVHESWKTPPEKAQVDDNTLASTIKSALKADPEVRHLDIGVEADNGTVMLSGAVDNQSQMDRVNMLTWMVEGIKKVDNKMSLRGR from the coding sequence ATGAACGATAGACTCGGATTAGTGACTCTGATCCTCATCGCCGCCTTATCGGTCGCGGCTTGCGGAAAATCCGAGGAGAAGGTGCACGAGTCGTGGAAGACGCCTCCAGAGAAGGCGCAAGTGGACGACAATACGCTCGCCAGCACCATCAAATCCGCATTGAAGGCCGACCCCGAGGTCAGGCATCTGGACATCGGGGTCGAAGCGGATAATGGAACGGTTATGCTTAGCGGTGCGGTTGACAATCAGTCACAGATGGACCGTGTAAATATGCTCACGTGGATGGTGGAAGGCATCAAGAAAGTGGACAATAAGATGAGTTTACGAGGCCGTTAA
- the miaA gene encoding tRNA (adenosine(37)-N6)-dimethylallyltransferase MiaA, with amino-acid sequence MGPTASGKSHVAVAIARLLPVEIVSVDSAQVYRHMDIGTAKPGWRSLAVVPHHLINLIDPNECYSAAQFLDDALRAMGEITERGNIPLLAGGTMLYFKTLLDGLSPLPSANSSLRAAIEAKAGEKGWPRMHQELALLDPASAARIKPSDSQRIQRALEVCYLTDRPMSEILQKPKTVHFPYHVIRIGLIPADRAALHQRIARRFDEMLKLGLIDEVNAIRDKFYLNEGSPSMRCVGYRQMLMYLDKKIDAVTAREKALAATRQLAKRQLTWLRAMTGIREFDCIAENLTEQVCEHLLNAGLKAAMVS; translated from the coding sequence ATGGGACCCACCGCAAGCGGAAAAAGCCATGTCGCTGTGGCAATCGCGCGGTTGCTGCCGGTGGAAATCGTGAGCGTGGATTCCGCGCAAGTCTATCGGCACATGGATATCGGCACGGCCAAGCCCGGCTGGAGGTCGCTGGCCGTGGTCCCGCACCATCTTATCAACTTGATCGATCCGAACGAGTGCTATTCCGCTGCGCAATTTCTCGATGATGCGCTGCGCGCAATGGGCGAAATTACTGAACGCGGCAATATTCCGTTACTTGCCGGCGGCACCATGCTCTATTTCAAGACACTGCTGGACGGTCTCTCGCCGCTCCCGTCCGCTAACAGCAGCTTACGCGCAGCCATCGAAGCCAAAGCTGGAGAAAAAGGCTGGCCCAGGATGCATCAGGAGCTGGCTTTGCTTGACCCGGCCAGCGCGGCGCGCATCAAGCCTAGCGACAGCCAGCGTATACAACGCGCACTGGAGGTATGCTACCTTACCGACCGACCCATGTCTGAAATCCTTCAGAAACCCAAAACTGTTCATTTTCCCTATCATGTGATCAGGATAGGGCTTATCCCCGCCGACCGTGCGGCGCTACATCAACGCATCGCCCGGCGGTTTGATGAAATGCTCAAGCTGGGATTGATCGATGAGGTAAACGCGATCCGTGATAAATTCTATCTCAACGAGGGAAGCCCTTCGATGCGCTGCGTGGGTTACCGGCAAATGCTGATGTATCTCGACAAAAAAATCGATGCCGTAACAGCCCGGGAAAAAGCGTTGGCGGCCACGCGGCAATTGGCTAAGCGTCAGCTCACCTGGCTTCGCGCAATGACCGGCATACGCGAATTCGACTGCATAGCCGAAAATCTGACCGAACAGGTATGCGAGCATCTCTTGAACGCTGGCCTAAAAGCCGCCATGGTTTCATAA
- a CDS encoding 3-deoxy-7-phosphoheptulonate synthase, giving the protein MILVLSPDTRPESSEYKQLLTHLANLPGISTRVHTEVGSEQTLTEVYLIGNTKPLPIEDMQSLPCVERVVRISEEYRVLGRHKNDNRATYFDYNGVRFGQDTLNIFAGLCAVDTLEHVELMMQALRDNGQICTRMGAYKPRTSPYSFQGHGKACLPYVFELAGKYGIKVIAMEITHESHLEEICEALYVTGNPTGIMLQIGTRNTQNFELLKIVGRQQEFPVLIKRGFGITLDESLNAAEYLASEGNRKVVFGLRGMKTNMGDPHRNFVDFAHVPVVKRLTRMPVCIDPSHSVGLRATSPDGILDIMHATAQGIIAGANMVLVDFHPVPGKALVDGPQALLIKELPLFLEDVRIARQAYEQRAALAEHYRDA; this is encoded by the coding sequence ATGATCCTCGTTTTAAGTCCGGACACCCGGCCTGAAAGTTCCGAGTATAAGCAGTTGCTGACGCATCTCGCCAACCTGCCGGGTATTTCCACGCGTGTGCACACCGAAGTCGGCAGTGAGCAAACGCTTACAGAGGTATATTTGATTGGAAATACCAAACCGCTGCCGATCGAGGACATGCAAAGCCTCCCCTGCGTCGAGCGGGTCGTCAGGATTTCTGAGGAATATCGCGTTCTTGGCCGGCACAAGAATGATAACAGAGCCACTTACTTCGACTATAACGGCGTGCGTTTCGGGCAGGATACACTGAACATTTTTGCCGGATTATGCGCCGTGGATACGTTGGAGCATGTCGAGTTGATGATGCAGGCACTGCGCGATAACGGACAGATATGTACCCGCATGGGCGCGTATAAGCCGCGCACCAGCCCGTACTCGTTTCAAGGACACGGCAAGGCTTGTCTGCCTTATGTATTTGAGCTGGCGGGCAAGTACGGGATCAAGGTGATTGCCATGGAAATCACCCACGAATCCCATCTCGAGGAGATTTGCGAGGCGCTTTATGTGACCGGCAACCCCACCGGTATCATGCTGCAGATCGGCACGCGCAACACGCAAAATTTCGAACTGCTCAAAATCGTGGGTCGCCAGCAGGAGTTCCCGGTATTGATCAAGCGCGGTTTCGGCATAACCCTGGATGAGTCACTCAACGCCGCGGAATATCTGGCTTCCGAAGGAAATCGTAAAGTCGTCTTTGGTCTGCGCGGCATGAAAACCAATATGGGCGATCCTCATCGCAATTTCGTTGACTTTGCCCATGTGCCCGTGGTGAAGCGTTTGACCCGGATGCCGGTTTGCATTGATCCATCTCATTCGGTGGGTCTGCGGGCGACGTCTCCGGATGGCATACTCGATATTATGCATGCGACTGCCCAAGGCATTATTGCCGGCGCCAATATGGTCTTGGTGGATTTCCACCCGGTTCCCGGCAAGGCGCTCGTGGATGGACCTCAAGCGCTGCTAATCAAAGAGCTCCCGCTTTTTCTGGAAGACGTTCGCATCGCTCGCCAGGCTTACGAGCAACGTGCCGCTCTGGCTGAACATTATCGTGATGCGTAG
- a CDS encoding cobalamin-binding protein, with product MRLNKIRCSVLLLLFVFSGSLPASTTNVRGDVTDDAAGPAARTVAPLELIDDRGRGVRLNHFANRIVSLSPNITELVFSAGAGSKLVGASRYSDYPEEAKTVQEIGDASGLDFERILALKPDLVIAWRSGNSAADIGKLEKLGLPVFAAEAVRLEDIPRLLRATGKLAGTSWLAESAARAYEEELQQIKHRYDTHHKISVFHLIWDQPLMTTNANHMASDIINICGGVNMFASAPSLTQAVSEEDLLVADPDAIISSTSLEPAETGLRSRSQRFSQMSAVRNNHIFFVHPDLINRQTVRTLVAAKTVCAQLESVRSGREKEPTRPVPGTG from the coding sequence ATGCGCCTCAATAAGATTCGGTGTAGTGTTTTATTGCTTCTGTTCGTGTTTTCCGGATCCCTCCCGGCATCGACGACAAATGTTCGGGGGGATGTTACAGATGACGCCGCCGGACCGGCAGCGCGGACGGTTGCCCCGCTCGAATTGATTGACGATCGCGGGCGCGGTGTCCGTCTGAACCATTTCGCCAATCGTATTGTATCGCTCTCCCCGAATATTACGGAGCTGGTTTTCTCCGCCGGGGCCGGCAGCAAACTGGTGGGTGCCAGTCGTTACAGCGATTATCCCGAGGAGGCAAAAACAGTTCAGGAAATCGGGGATGCGTCCGGTCTGGACTTCGAAAGAATTCTCGCGCTAAAGCCTGATCTGGTGATTGCATGGCGCAGCGGTAACAGCGCCGCGGATATCGGCAAGCTCGAAAAACTGGGTCTCCCCGTATTCGCAGCCGAGGCAGTCCGGCTCGAGGATATTCCCCGTCTGCTGCGCGCAACCGGGAAGCTTGCGGGCACATCCTGGCTAGCCGAATCAGCGGCGAGGGCGTATGAAGAGGAATTGCAGCAGATTAAGCATCGTTATGACACGCATCATAAAATAAGCGTGTTCCATTTAATCTGGGATCAACCGCTCATGACCACAAATGCCAACCATATGGCGAGCGATATCATCAATATATGTGGCGGCGTCAATATGTTTGCGTCCGCGCCTTCCCTGACGCAAGCCGTGTCCGAGGAAGATCTTCTCGTGGCCGATCCTGACGCCATCATCAGCAGTACCTCGCTTGAACCCGCCGAAACTGGACTGCGCTCCCGATCGCAACGCTTCTCTCAAATGAGTGCCGTCAGAAACAATCATATATTTTTTGTGCACCCCGATCTCATCAATCGGCAGACTGTTCGCACGCTGGTAGCCGCAAAAACGGTTTGCGCACAGCTGGAAAGCGTCCGGTCAGGTCGGGAAAAGGAACCGACCCGGCCTGTACCCGGAACTGGTTAG
- the ispH gene encoding 4-hydroxy-3-methylbut-2-enyl diphosphate reductase, which translates to MIKVLLANPRGFCAGVDRAIEIVERALSMHGAPIYVRHEVVHNRFVVENLEKKGAVFVENLDEVPVGSILIFSAHGVSHEVRREAEAQQFKVFDATCPLVTKVHIEVAKMREQGREIIMIGHAGHPEVEGTMGQAEGDGPCMYLVETEEDVENLQVKDPSHLAYVTQTTLSVDDATRVIKALKKRFPKITGPKKDDICYATQNRQDAVKMMVKQCDLVIVVGSPNSSNSNRLCEVARNAGVDAYMIDRAEQLLETWLEGKDRIGITAGASAPEVLVQEVIARLRQIGAGQAGREVMVEELSGVVESVVFPLPKN; encoded by the coding sequence ATGATCAAGGTATTGCTTGCGAATCCCCGCGGTTTCTGCGCCGGGGTGGACCGCGCGATTGAAATCGTCGAGCGGGCGCTGAGTATGCACGGAGCGCCGATCTATGTGCGCCACGAAGTGGTGCATAACCGGTTCGTCGTAGAGAATCTGGAGAAGAAAGGGGCGGTGTTCGTAGAAAACCTCGATGAAGTGCCGGTCGGCAGCATACTGATCTTCAGTGCGCACGGCGTATCCCACGAGGTGCGGCGCGAAGCGGAGGCGCAACAGTTTAAGGTATTCGATGCCACCTGCCCGCTGGTGACAAAAGTTCATATCGAAGTCGCGAAAATGCGCGAGCAGGGACGGGAAATCATCATGATTGGTCACGCCGGACATCCTGAGGTGGAAGGCACGATGGGACAGGCTGAAGGAGACGGGCCCTGTATGTATCTGGTGGAAACCGAAGAGGACGTCGAAAATTTGCAAGTGAAAGACCCGAGCCATCTGGCCTACGTTACCCAAACGACGTTGTCGGTGGACGACGCGACGCGCGTTATCAAGGCGCTGAAGAAGCGGTTTCCAAAAATTACCGGCCCAAAAAAGGACGATATTTGCTACGCGACGCAGAATCGGCAGGATGCCGTAAAAATGATGGTAAAGCAGTGCGATCTTGTCATCGTAGTCGGCTCGCCTAATAGTTCCAATTCCAATCGCTTGTGCGAAGTTGCCAGAAATGCCGGGGTTGACGCATATATGATAGACCGGGCCGAACAACTGCTGGAGACGTGGCTGGAAGGAAAAGACCGGATCGGCATTACCGCTGGGGCTTCCGCACCGGAAGTGCTCGTGCAGGAGGTGATCGCGCGTCTCAGGCAGATAGGAGCGGGGCAGGCTGGCAGGGAAGTCATGGTCGAAGAACTGAGCGGCGTGGTTGAGTCGGTAGTATTTCCGTTGCCTAAGAATTGA
- a CDS encoding KdsC family phosphatase, with protein sequence MQHILEKAKNIRLVVFDVDGVLTDGSLYLTDGGEEIKAFNSQDGHGLKMLRASGVNIALITGRQSRCVDLKAKDWGVTIVYQGAKSKLPVFEAMLKDHGMDASACAYVGDDLIDLPVMLRCGLSITVPAAPAFVKKHAHHVTRLEGGRGAVREICELIMHAQQTLDAQLAAYLK encoded by the coding sequence ATGCAGCACATACTGGAGAAGGCTAAAAATATTCGTCTGGTCGTTTTTGACGTGGACGGGGTACTTACCGACGGAAGCCTGTACCTTACGGACGGCGGCGAGGAGATAAAGGCATTCAATAGCCAGGATGGCCACGGCCTTAAGATGCTGAGGGCGAGCGGAGTTAATATCGCGCTCATCACCGGTAGGCAATCGCGGTGCGTCGACCTGAAGGCCAAGGATTGGGGCGTTACCATCGTTTACCAGGGCGCGAAAAGCAAGCTGCCCGTATTCGAGGCGATGCTTAAGGATCACGGGATGGACGCCTCCGCCTGCGCCTATGTGGGAGATGATTTGATAGACTTGCCGGTGATGTTGCGTTGCGGTCTTTCCATTACAGTGCCGGCCGCGCCGGCTTTTGTGAAAAAGCATGCGCATCATGTTACCCGTCTGGAAGGTGGCCGGGGCGCTGTACGCGAGATTTGTGAATTGATTATGCACGCGCAGCAGACCCTGGATGCCCAATTGGCGGCCTATCTTAAATGA
- the lptC gene encoding LPS export ABC transporter periplasmic protein LptC: MINRLPSWLLVVILALLVILPFWLNQSPRAISPSQNNQPSRTPDYVVENFSAIRMDESGVGRHVLLGKKMVHYPDDDSTDLEQPRLINTEPGKPAMQVKADEAKMTSSGEDIYLSGNVMVVRNGGKGRGETSMTTSLLHVIPDDDIARTDKPVVITETNAVIRAVGMEMSNRTGITQLLSQVKVVHDKRR; encoded by the coding sequence ATGATCAATCGCCTGCCTTCCTGGCTCCTCGTCGTTATTCTCGCCTTGCTCGTAATATTGCCGTTCTGGCTGAATCAATCGCCGCGTGCAATTTCCCCTTCGCAGAACAATCAACCGAGCCGAACGCCTGACTATGTGGTGGAAAACTTTTCCGCTATTCGAATGGATGAGAGCGGCGTTGGACGTCATGTCCTGCTCGGGAAGAAAATGGTGCATTACCCGGACGATGACTCCACTGATCTTGAGCAGCCGCGCTTGATCAATACCGAGCCGGGAAAACCGGCAATGCAAGTGAAGGCGGACGAAGCGAAAATGACAAGCAGTGGCGAAGATATTTATCTGAGCGGCAACGTCATGGTAGTGCGAAATGGAGGTAAGGGCCGCGGCGAGACAAGCATGACTACGAGCTTGCTCCATGTTATCCCGGATGACGATATTGCCAGAACGGACAAGCCCGTCGTTATTACCGAAACAAACGCGGTGATCAGAGCAGTTGGCATGGAGATGAGTAACCGCACGGGTATCACACAGCTATTGTCGCAGGTTAAGGTTGTTCATGACAAACGACGATAG
- the lptA gene encoding lipopolysaccharide transport periplasmic protein LptA, whose protein sequence is MALAGPVLAERADRDRPVHLEADRATVQDANKLATFTGNVVLTQGTLVIRADKMTVKEDANGFQHATAFGNLATFRQKRDGKDEYVEGWSERMEYDGKADKVQLFKKARLRRGQDEVHGDYISYDAVNEFFQVNGSGETSTQTHSEGRVRAVIQPKKKPDAESR, encoded by the coding sequence ATGGCCCTTGCCGGGCCCGTTCTGGCTGAAAGGGCTGACCGCGATCGGCCCGTTCATCTGGAAGCCGACCGGGCGACTGTACAGGATGCCAACAAACTCGCGACCTTCACCGGCAACGTAGTGCTCACTCAGGGAACCTTGGTCATTCGCGCTGACAAGATGACGGTGAAAGAAGACGCCAACGGGTTCCAGCACGCCACTGCGTTCGGCAACCTTGCCACCTTTCGCCAAAAGCGCGACGGCAAGGATGAGTATGTGGAGGGGTGGAGTGAACGAATGGAATATGACGGCAAGGCCGACAAGGTGCAGCTATTCAAGAAAGCGAGATTACGACGCGGGCAGGATGAGGTTCATGGAGATTACATTTCCTATGATGCTGTCAATGAATTCTTCCAGGTAAACGGTAGTGGCGAAACAAGTACTCAAACTCATTCCGAAGGAAGGGTAAGGGCCGTGATTCAACCGAAGAAAAAACCGGATGCTGAGAGTCGATGA
- the lptB gene encoding LPS export ABC transporter ATP-binding protein has protein sequence MSEFRADNLKKTYKSRTVVQDVSISVNSGEVVGLLGPNGAGKTTCFYMMVGLVPLDGGNIHLDELDLSQMPMHQRARLGLSYLPQEASIFRRLSVADNIRAVLELKNYPPGEMHQHLDDLLHDLHITHIRTNPAISLSGGERRRVEIARALATEPRFILLDEPFAGVDPIAVIDIQKIIRFLKERDIGILVTDHNVRETLGICDRAYIISEGKVLASGSPDEIIYNESVRKVYLGEHFRL, from the coding sequence ATGAGCGAATTCAGAGCCGATAATTTAAAAAAAACCTATAAGTCCCGAACGGTGGTGCAGGATGTTTCGATTTCCGTCAATAGCGGCGAAGTCGTAGGCCTGCTCGGACCCAACGGCGCGGGCAAGACCACGTGTTTCTATATGATGGTCGGTTTAGTCCCGCTCGATGGGGGTAACATCCATCTCGACGAACTCGATCTTAGCCAGATGCCGATGCATCAGCGGGCACGCCTGGGGCTGAGTTACCTGCCTCAGGAGGCATCCATATTTCGGCGCCTTTCGGTGGCCGACAATATTCGTGCGGTGCTGGAATTGAAGAATTACCCGCCCGGTGAAATGCACCAGCATCTTGACGATCTGTTGCATGATCTTCATATCACTCACATCCGTACCAACCCAGCCATTAGTTTGTCGGGTGGGGAGCGCCGCCGCGTCGAAATTGCGCGGGCGCTCGCAACCGAGCCGCGCTTCATTCTGCTGGATGAACCGTTTGCGGGGGTTGATCCAATCGCCGTGATTGATATTCAAAAAATTATCAGATTTCTCAAGGAACGTGACATCGGCATTCTCGTTACCGACCATAACGTGAGGGAAACGCTGGGTATTTGCGATCGAGCCTACATCATCAGCGAAGGTAAGGTGCTGGCGAGCGGCAGCCCCGATGAAATCATCTATAATGAAAGCGTAAGGAAAGTGTATTTGGGAGAGCATTTCCGGCTGTGA
- a CDS encoding RNA polymerase factor sigma-54, producing MKPTLQLKTSQHLTLTPQLQESIRLLQLSTLELNQEIERLAQENPLLELDDSVGSGIEYLGALEAGVEPLSADLMEIPEEGGSKLLSEDSLDSKKEAGETDWLPDDSGSRGMRDDDDERDFPQQAAEPQSLREHLNSQLSLSQIPERDRKIVGLLIDSLDDDGYLAQDLEELVDLLPPELEIDIDDLHIARELLQHLDPAGVGARNLRECLVMQLQALPEDTPYRDQALLLVGNHLESLASRDFCAIKKLLHCDDDCLRSIQNLITRLNPRPGMAFSSAVARYIIPDVIVTKIGGVWVANLNPEAMPRLRINRLYADILKRYSDDSTRRLAGQLNEAKWLIKNVLQRFSTILKVSAAVVERQQQFFEHGPVAMRPMVLREIASTLDLHESTISRVTTQKFMRTPRGIFELKYFFGSHVATDTGGVCSATAIRALIKQLISAEEGKKPLSDSQISEILGQQGIMVARRTVAKYRESMHIPPVNLRKSV from the coding sequence ATGAAACCCACTCTCCAGCTTAAGACGTCACAGCACTTAACGCTCACTCCGCAATTGCAGGAATCGATCAGGTTGCTGCAGCTGTCAACGCTGGAGCTGAACCAGGAAATTGAACGCCTGGCTCAGGAAAATCCCCTTCTGGAGCTCGACGACAGTGTCGGTAGCGGCATCGAGTATTTGGGCGCGCTCGAGGCCGGGGTAGAGCCCCTTTCGGCTGATCTGATGGAAATTCCGGAGGAAGGCGGCAGCAAATTGCTTTCCGAGGATAGTCTTGACTCAAAAAAAGAAGCGGGGGAAACGGACTGGCTCCCAGACGACAGCGGATCCCGCGGCATGCGGGACGATGACGACGAGCGTGATTTTCCACAACAGGCGGCAGAGCCTCAAAGTCTGCGCGAGCACCTCAACTCGCAGCTTAGCCTTAGTCAGATTCCTGAACGCGACAGGAAAATTGTCGGTTTACTGATCGACAGCCTCGACGACGATGGGTACCTTGCCCAGGACCTGGAAGAACTCGTTGACCTGTTGCCGCCCGAACTCGAGATAGACATCGATGACCTTCACATCGCCCGTGAACTATTACAACATCTCGATCCGGCCGGCGTGGGGGCCCGTAACCTGAGAGAATGCCTGGTGATGCAGCTGCAGGCTCTGCCGGAGGACACGCCATATCGTGATCAGGCCTTGCTGCTGGTCGGGAATCATCTTGAAAGCCTGGCGTCAAGAGACTTTTGCGCAATAAAAAAATTGCTGCATTGCGACGACGACTGCTTGCGTTCGATCCAGAATTTGATCACGCGCCTAAACCCCCGGCCCGGTATGGCATTCAGTTCCGCAGTGGCCCGCTATATTATTCCTGATGTGATTGTCACCAAAATCGGCGGCGTATGGGTCGCCAATCTTAATCCGGAAGCAATGCCTCGCCTCAGGATCAACCGGCTGTATGCGGACATCCTGAAACGCTATAGCGATGACTCTACGCGGCGGCTGGCAGGTCAACTCAATGAAGCAAAATGGCTTATCAAGAATGTCCTTCAGCGTTTCAGCACCATATTGAAGGTGTCGGCCGCTGTGGTTGAGCGACAGCAGCAGTTCTTCGAGCATGGGCCAGTAGCCATGCGACCGATGGTATTGCGCGAAATTGCGAGTACGCTCGACCTGCATGAATCCACCATTTCTCGTGTGACAACGCAGAAATTCATGCGTACGCCACGTGGTATATTCGAACTCAAGTATTTTTTTGGTAGTCACGTCGCAACCGATACGGGCGGAGTTTGTTCCGCGACCGCCATTCGCGCTTTGATAAAACAACTGATCAGTGCCGAGGAGGGAAAAAAACCGTTGAGCGACAGTCAAATTTCGGAAATTCTGGGCCAGCAGGGTATTATGGTTGCTCGTCGCACTGTGGCAAAATACCGGGAGTCCATGCACATCCCTCCGGTTAATCTTCGCAAGTCAGTTTAA
- the hpf gene encoding ribosome hibernation-promoting factor, HPF/YfiA family — MNLNLTGHHVEITPAMRDYVTSKLSKVTRHFDHVIDVSVILSVEKLRQKAEANVHVRGKDIFVEADGADMYASIDSLVDKLDRQILRHKEKNADRRNNGGLKNLEVEQPEANPADPGS; from the coding sequence ATGAACCTCAATCTTACCGGTCACCACGTTGAAATCACCCCTGCAATGCGGGACTATGTGACTTCAAAGCTGAGCAAAGTTACGCGCCACTTTGATCACGTTATCGATGTCAGCGTGATTCTGTCTGTAGAAAAACTCAGGCAAAAGGCTGAAGCCAATGTGCATGTGCGAGGCAAGGATATTTTTGTCGAGGCCGACGGCGCTGATATGTATGCTTCGATAGACAGTCTGGTTGACAAGCTTGATAGGCAGATACTCAGGCACAAGGAAAAGAATGCTGACCGCCGCAACAATGGCGGGTTGAAGAATCTGGAAGTGGAACAGCCTGAGGCCAATCCGGCTGATCCGGGATCGTAG
- the hprK gene encoding HPr(Ser) kinase/phosphatase: MSQITGRQLFEDKGQKLNLVWEAGRDGGERSLGDDAIARSTQGVIGHLNFIHPNWIQVLSHTEAEYLDGLDAASLDQNMLRLRQSSLFCIIVAGGAPVPGSIRALADSTRTPLFCSPYSSLEVVWLLRPYLGRALAPSSSLHGVLLDVLGLGVMITGESGVGKSELALELVSRGHGLVADDVVELYRIAPETLEGRCPPMLRDFLEVRGLGMLNIRTIFGETAVRRKKNMKLIVHLQKPSSADFNTMERLPINDVTENILEVNIRKVIIPVAAGRNLAVLVEAAVRNYVLQLRGIDSAQEFLTRHQQEMENGQDQQQAKYET; encoded by the coding sequence ATGTCGCAGATTACCGGCAGGCAACTTTTTGAGGACAAGGGACAAAAGCTGAATCTGGTGTGGGAGGCGGGTAGGGACGGGGGCGAGAGGAGTCTCGGCGATGATGCTATCGCCCGTTCTACGCAAGGGGTCATCGGTCATCTCAACTTCATTCATCCTAACTGGATACAGGTCCTGAGTCATACCGAGGCCGAATATCTGGACGGTCTCGACGCCGCGTCTCTGGACCAAAACATGCTGCGGCTTAGGCAAAGCAGCCTGTTTTGCATTATCGTGGCCGGCGGCGCTCCGGTGCCCGGTTCGATTAGAGCCCTTGCGGATTCCACCCGTACTCCCCTATTCTGCTCACCCTATTCCAGCCTCGAAGTGGTCTGGTTATTACGTCCGTATCTGGGCCGTGCGCTGGCGCCTTCCAGTAGCCTACACGGCGTGCTCTTGGACGTTCTCGGCTTGGGCGTAATGATTACCGGAGAAAGTGGTGTCGGGAAAAGCGAACTAGCGCTGGAACTTGTAAGCCGAGGGCATGGACTGGTCGCAGATGACGTCGTAGAACTTTATCGCATCGCGCCGGAGACGCTGGAAGGTCGGTGTCCGCCCATGCTGCGCGATTTTCTTGAAGTGCGCGGCTTGGGGATGCTGAATATTCGCACTATCTTCGGCGAAACCGCAGTGCGGCGGAAGAAGAATATGAAGCTCATTGTACACTTACAAAAACCCAGCAGCGCCGACTTTAATACAATGGAACGGCTCCCGATCAACGACGTTACCGAAAACATTCTGGAAGTCAATATCCGGAAGGTTATCATTCCCGTTGCCGCCGGCCGGAACCTGGCCGTACTGGTGGAGGCGGCTGTGCGCAATTACGTATTGCAACTACGAGGTATCGATAGCGCTCAAGAATTTCTCACCCGGCATCAACAGGAAATGGAGAACGGGCAAGACCAGCAGCAGGCAAAATATGAAACTTGA
- the rapZ gene encoding RNase adapter RapZ encodes MQLIVISGLSGSGKSIALTVLEDSGYYCVDNLPANLLREVTVYLRDSGHPRVAVSIDARSRDTLPLLPQQLADLRRQEMEVHLLFLEAKTDTLVKRFSETRRRHPLSDNRSTLPECIELEREMLREIRDLANCIDTSDLSASSLRTWIRDFVGLDHVCLTLLFQSFGFKHGVPLDSDMVFDVRCLPNPHYEASLRPLTGKDRAVIEYLDANGEVNRMFEDIRKFVDDWLPCFVRDNRNYLTVAIGCTGGRHRSVYFTERLAHQFKPSNQVLVRHRELDA; translated from the coding sequence ATGCAACTCATCGTCATTAGCGGCCTGTCCGGCTCGGGCAAGAGCATCGCGCTGACAGTTCTGGAGGATAGCGGCTATTACTGCGTGGACAATCTGCCAGCAAACCTGTTGCGGGAGGTGACGGTCTATTTAAGGGATTCGGGACACCCCCGCGTAGCGGTTAGCATTGACGCGCGGAGTCGCGATACGTTACCGCTGTTGCCGCAGCAATTGGCCGATTTGAGGCGGCAGGAAATGGAAGTGCATCTCTTGTTCCTTGAGGCCAAGACCGATACGCTGGTAAAGCGTTTTTCAGAAACGCGCCGCCGCCATCCGCTCAGCGATAATCGCTCGACCTTGCCTGAATGCATCGAACTGGAGCGCGAAATGCTGCGTGAAATTCGCGATCTCGCGAACTGCATCGATACGAGTGACTTGAGCGCCAGTTCATTGCGAACCTGGATTAGAGATTTCGTGGGGCTCGACCACGTGTGCCTGACTCTCCTGTTTCAATCATTCGGGTTCAAACATGGTGTGCCGCTGGATTCGGACATGGTATTCGACGTGCGTTGTTTGCCTAACCCGCACTACGAGGCATCGCTGCGTCCGCTTACGGGAAAAGATCGCGCTGTAATTGAATACCTGGATGCAAATGGCGAGGTCAACCGCATGTTCGAGGATATCAGGAAATTTGTGGACGACTGGTTGCCATGCTTCGTTCGCGACAATCGTAATTATCTGACCGTAGCCATTGGTTGTACCGGTGGCAGGCATCGCTCGGTATATTTTACCGAACGGCTTGCGCACCAGTTCAAGCCAAGCAATCAGGTTCTGGTGCGGCACCGGGAATTGGATGCTTAA